One region of Triticum aestivum cultivar Chinese Spring chromosome 6B, IWGSC CS RefSeq v2.1, whole genome shotgun sequence genomic DNA includes:
- the LOC123139037 gene encoding nudix hydrolase 3 — MAAPAPEERLDVLTAAGDKTGVSKPRSEVHRDGDYHRAVHVWIYCESTGELLLQRRADCKDSWPGQWDISSAGHISAGDSSLSSARRELQEELGIKLPVDAFELIFVFLQECVINNGTYTNNEYNDVYLVTTLTPIPLEAFTLQESEVSAVRYMHRDEYKSCLAAESGEYVPYDVNGQYGQLFSIIEERYKDNAESRSLTLQKQISRYAPIHLEPELTTLSEGDKEALGYILKASMVIDEIFYEQVWNSNTMLRDWLKAHADSSSLDSLKWAYYSINKSPWSCLDENKAFLSTADSAVKLLTDATKPISGWKGLEYRAAFPLDKPRGANFYPADMNKMEFDLWKSGLTDKEQKDATGFFTVIKRPDALLTTSVAQSDGPNQTNTSDDLFIVPYSKEYKASLEKAAELLLKASDCSDCPSLKNLLRTKANAFLSNDYYESDIAWMELDSNIDVTIGPYETYEDGLFSYKATFEAFVGVRDDVATSQVKLFGDQLEDLEKNLPLDNIYKSDNVSAAPIRVMNLLYNSGDVKGPQTIAFNLPNDERIVNERGTSMVMLKNISEAKFKNILKPIANACIREEQKEYVDFEPYYTHIVCHECCHGIGPHSITLPGGKKSTVRMELQECHSALEEAKADIVGLWALNFLINKGLLPKSLSKSMYVSFLAGCFRSIRFGLEEAHGKGQALQFNWLYDKGAFILHSDGKFSIDFTKVEEAVESLGREIMTIQAKGDKPAAQSLLQSRATLTQPLRVALEKIEHMQVPVDIAPIFGTASKLLANN; from the exons ATGGCCGCCCCGGCGCCGGAGGAGCGCCTCGACGTGCTCACCGCCGCCGGCGACAAGACGGGCGTCTCCAAGCCCAG GTCGGAGGTGCACCGGGACGGGGACTACCACCGGGCCGTGCACGTGTGGATCTACTGCGAGAGCACCGGGGAGCTGCTGCTGCAGCGCCGCGCCGACTGCAAGGACTCGTGGCCCGGCCAGTGGGACATCTCCAGCGCCGGCCACATCTCCGCCGGGGACTCCTCCCTCTCCTCCGCGCG GAGGGAGCTCCAGGAAGAACTAGGCATCAAGCTTCCAGTCGATGCTTTTGAGCTCATCTTCGTTTTTCTTCAGGAATG CGTTATCAACAATGGGACTTACACCAACAACGAGTACAATGATGTTTACCTTGTGACAACTTTAACTCCAATTCCACTCGAGGCCTTCACTCTCCAA GAAAGTGAAGTATCTGCAGTTAGATATATGCACCGTGACGAGTACAAGAGCTGCCTTGCAGCAGAAAGCGGAGAATATGTACCTTATGATGTGAATGGGCAATACGGCCAACTGTTCAGTATTATTGAGGAAAG GTACAAAGATAACGCGGAGTCTCGCAGCTTAACCTTACAAAAGCAAATTAGTCGTTATGCCCCCATCCATTTGGAACCAGAG TTGACTACTCTATCTGAAGGAGACAAAGAAGCCTTGGGATATATTCTTAAGGCATCAATGGTTATtgatgaaatattttatgagcag GTATGGAATAGCAACACAATGCTAAGAGACTGGCTAAAAGCACATGCTGATTCCTCCTCCCTTGATAGTCTGAAGTGGGCATATTACTCTATTAATAAAAGTCCATG GTCCTGCCTTGATGAAAATAAGGCTTTTCTATCCACTGCCGATTCGGCTGTGAAATTGCTCACAGATGCCACCAAGCCAATTTCAGGATGGAAGGGGCTTGAGTATCGTGCAGCATTCCCTCTAGATAAGCCTCGTGGCGCGAACTTCTATCCTGCTGACATGAACAAAATG GAGTTTGATTTATGGAAAAGTGGACTAACTGATAAGGAACAAAAAGATGCAACTGGATTCTTTACTGTCATAAAACGGCCTGATGCTTTATTGACTACATCAGTAGCACAGTCAGATGGACCAAATCAAACCAATACTTCAGATGatctttttattgttccatattcCAAGGAGTATAAAGCATCCCTTGAGAAAGCTGCCGAGCTTCTTCTTAAAGCATCAGATTGTTCTGATTGTCCAAG CCTGAAGAACTTGCTCAGAACCAAGGCGAATGCTTTCCTTTCAAATGATTACTATGAATCTGACATAGCTTGGATGGAGTTG GACTCCAACATAGATGTCACCATTGGCCCATATGAGACATATGAAGATGGTCTGTTTAGTTACAAG GCAACCTTTGAAGCATTTGTTGGGGTGCGGGATGACGTTGCAACTTCTCAAGTTAAACTCTTTGGTGATCAACTCGAG GATTTGGAGAAAAATCTTCCACTGGACAATATTTACAAATCAGACAATGTATCTGCTGCTCCAATTCGCGTGATGAATCTTCTTTACAACTCTGGG GATGTGAAAGGTCCTCAAACTATAGCTTTCAATTTGCCAAATGATGAGCGGATTGTGAATGAGCGAGGAACTTCAATGGTTATGCTTAAGAACATTTCAGAAGCCAA GTTCAAGAATATCTTGAAGCCTATAGCCAATGCCTGCATCAGAGAGGAGCAGAAAGAATATGTTGATTTTGAGCCTTATTATACACATATTGTTTGCCATGAGTGCTGCCATGGAATTGGACCTCATTCCATAACCCTTCCTGGTGGTAAAAAGTCCACAGTTAGAATG GAACTTCAAGAATGTCATTCAGCATTGGAGGAGGCAAAAGCTGATATAGTTGGTCTGTGGGCGCTGAATTTTCTTATAAACAAG GGGTTGCTTCCTAAGAGTCTATCAAAATCTATGTATGTTTCTTTCCTGGCTGGATGCTTTCGGTCAATTCGCTTCGGGCTGGAAGAAGCTCATGG GAAGGGACAGGCATTGCAGTTTAATTGGTTGTATGACAAAGGAGCTTTTATCTTGCATTCTGACGGGAAATTCTCAATTGACTTTACAAAG GTTGAGGAAGCTGTTGAAAGCCTTGGCAGAGAGATCATGACGATACAGGCAAAGGGCGACAAGCCTGCTGCGCAGTCTCTCCTTCAGTCGCGTGCAACCTTGACGCAGCCATTGCGTGTGGCATTGGAGAAAATCGAACACATGCAG GTGCCTGTTGATATAGCCCCGATATTTGGCACAGCCAGTAAGCTGCTCGCAAACAATTAA